In the genome of Candidatus Omnitrophota bacterium, one region contains:
- a CDS encoding aspartate-semialdehyde dehydrogenase has protein sequence MKKKEKYNIAVVGAGAVGIEMLRCLKDRKFPVDRLKILARSSREMEVDGAKYQVSAISPEAFEGVDIALFAGTEGEKGASVTYAVEAVKRGAVVIDNGADFRMDPDVPLVVPEVNAKDIKRHKGIIANPNCSTIQMVVALSPIHKKAGIKRVIVTTLQAASGAGKAAVEQLKDELKQIAGSDYRNIQADVASKVMPQQLAYNVFPQIGGFADFDFTSEEWKLVKETHKIMGDKKIKVSATTVRVPVRIGHSEAVYIETKKTIAPEAVKELLSNSPGIVVIDDSRKSLYPMPKDVEGKYDTYVGRIRQDPFVKNGLWLWVVADNLLKGAASNTIQIAEELIR, from the coding sequence ATGAAAAAGAAGGAAAAATATAATATTGCGGTAGTGGGCGCGGGCGCGGTGGGTATAGAGATGCTGCGCTGCCTGAAGGATCGTAAATTCCCGGTTGACCGGTTAAAGATACTGGCGCGCTCTTCACGGGAGATGGAAGTGGACGGCGCGAAATACCAGGTGTCCGCGATATCCCCGGAAGCCTTTGAGGGAGTTGATATCGCGTTGTTCGCCGGCACTGAGGGCGAAAAAGGCGCGTCAGTCACCTATGCGGTCGAGGCGGTAAAAAGAGGCGCGGTGGTGATCGATAACGGAGCGGATTTCCGGATGGACCCGGATGTGCCTTTGGTCGTCCCCGAGGTGAACGCCAAGGATATCAAGAGGCATAAAGGCATAATCGCCAATCCCAATTGTTCGACTATCCAGATGGTCGTGGCTTTAAGCCCGATCCATAAGAAGGCCGGCATTAAAAGGGTCATAGTTACGACCCTGCAGGCTGCATCAGGAGCGGGAAAGGCTGCAGTAGAGCAGTTAAAAGATGAATTAAAGCAGATCGCCGGCAGTGATTACCGGAATATTCAGGCGGATGTCGCCAGTAAAGTTATGCCGCAGCAACTAGCTTATAATGTGTTTCCCCAGATCGGCGGGTTCGCGGATTTTGATTTTACCAGCGAGGAATGGAAACTGGTCAAAGAGACCCATAAGATAATGGGCGATAAAAAGATCAAGGTCTCGGCTACCACTGTAAGGGTGCCGGTGCGCATAGGGCATTCCGAGGCTGTCTATATCGAGACTAAAAAGACGATCGCGCCTGAGGCGGTCAAGGAGCTGCTTTCCAATTCTCCGGGCATTGTCGTGATTGACGATTCCAGGAAGAGCCTTTATCCTATGCCTAAGGATGTAGAAGGCAAGTATGATACTTATGTCGGCCGCATCCGCCAGGATCCGTTCGTCAAGAACGGCCTTTGGTTATGGGTGGTCGCGGATAACCTTTTAAAAGGCGCGGCTTCCAACACCATTCAGATCGCTGAAGAACTGATCCGTTAA
- the truA gene encoding tRNA pseudouridine(38-40) synthase TruA yields MRNISLTLQYEGTRYNGWQRQRNTRNTIQEIAEKTLSRILQSKISLIACGRTDAGVHAQQQTVNFKTKNPIPLNNLKKALNSLLPDDIKVSAARIVPADFHSQYSCLSKTYCYTILNRDHPDVFQRGRVYFYPHRLDFAAMRKASRFLAGKHDFSSFKKTEIRGPKTNVRDIRSIRLKKKNGFIYIEITAKGFLYNMVRNIAGTLIEVGRGKIRISDLPGILSAKDRSAAGPTAPACGLCLIKARF; encoded by the coding sequence ATGCGTAATATAAGCCTTACTCTGCAATATGAGGGGACAAGGTATAACGGCTGGCAGCGCCAGCGCAATACGCGTAATACTATCCAGGAGATAGCCGAGAAAACTCTTTCCCGGATACTGCAATCAAAAATATCTTTGATCGCCTGCGGCAGGACGGACGCCGGGGTGCATGCCCAACAGCAAACCGTTAATTTCAAGACTAAGAATCCTATCCCCTTAAACAATCTCAAAAAGGCTTTAAATTCGCTTTTGCCTGACGATATAAAAGTCAGCGCTGCGCGGATTGTCCCCGCGGATTTCCACAGCCAGTATTCCTGCCTTTCCAAAACATACTGTTATACCATTCTAAACCGCGATCATCCTGACGTATTCCAGCGCGGCCGGGTTTACTTTTATCCGCACCGCCTTGATTTCGCGGCGATGCGCAAGGCCAGCCGGTTCCTGGCCGGGAAACACGATTTTTCTTCTTTTAAGAAAACAGAGATCAGAGGGCCTAAGACCAATGTGCGCGATATCCGCAGCATCCGCTTGAAGAAAAAGAACGGGTTTATCTATATTGAGATCACCGCCAAGGGTTTTTTGTATAATATGGTCCGGAATATAGCCGGGACTCTTATTGAGGTCGGCAGGGGTAAAATACGGATAAGCGACCTGCCCGGGATATTATCCGCTAAGGACAGGAGCGCTGCCGGGCCTACTGCCCCGGCCTGCGGTTTATGTTTGATTAAAGCGAGGTTTTAA